One window of the Lactococcus lactis genome contains the following:
- a CDS encoding adhesive domain-containing protein: MEMQKQKPPRKKNKIITKRKVLSATMSGTLLMTSVVIPTAYSLLSNQITAQAAALNIDLLQNITSSNNSGTSTTNRWTSNSGSHNVDFTISGGALANISVLPGTRYATLVVPPELRGYVAATGNTSVSTNITIDFNKVALITAIVNAGDTLISDIAPLLSSNPLVTLNLAQVTQQLNLLRGIQDIGGGTFTSTTTLSNENALLSAPLDDGVGHILSLNVKTILQNLETAVNNLNATGPGAIAVNAALTPLKLVLNGAIDDVLLPLTNGTGNILDLLLNVSALGDTTITIPTKITAPTTIQSDIDAKFVGSAVQTTLLDVNILSGANGISYVYLAGDVNLTLVAPTGDLTATTSAVGAADASATFPTTLKNSAGADIPVTSKITNASGTAVTNGQLTAGAYTVTYSATGYDDVTQSLVVSDPADTTAPSAPVVNDVTGNSTNGYTVTGTAEPGSTVTVKDETGTPIGTGTAGETGDYSVTLPGSVGPNAPLTVTATDKAGNESAPTSATTPADPVSPVLVAPTGNLTATTSAVGSSDATATLPTTLKNSAGADISVTSKITNNSGIAVTNGQLSKGTYKVIYSASGYKDVTQNLVVSDPADTTAPEAPSVDTITGNTDTGYTVGGKGEPGSTITIKNPATGEVLGTTIVDKDGNYSIKLPMGVKPGTQLSATATDAAGNISDPTDFIIPVLTSGMAIGNSGDNMGGKYFSSGKLPATNGADTGWLGVIGTVILSLLGSLLFWRKNKKEDES; this comes from the coding sequence ATGGAAATGCAGAAACAAAAACCACCACGTAAGAAAAATAAAATTATTACTAAACGTAAAGTATTATCAGCAACGATGTCAGGAACTCTATTAATGACATCGGTAGTTATTCCAACAGCTTACAGCCTTCTTTCTAATCAGATCACAGCACAAGCAGCTGCCTTGAATATTGACCTATTGCAAAATATCACTTCAAGTAATAATAGTGGTACAAGTACAACTAATCGATGGACCAGTAATTCAGGGAGCCACAATGTAGATTTTACCATCTCTGGTGGTGCTTTAGCGAATATCTCTGTACTACCAGGAACAAGATATGCTACTTTGGTGGTCCCGCCAGAGCTACGAGGTTATGTGGCTGCTACCGGGAATACTTCAGTCTCTACCAATATCACCATTGATTTCAACAAAGTTGCCCTCATTACTGCTATTGTGAATGCTGGAGATACATTGATATCTGATATTGCTCCGCTCTTGAGTAGTAATCCTTTGGTTACTCTTAACCTAGCTCAAGTGACTCAACAGCTCAACCTTTTACGAGGAATTCAAGATATTGGCGGTGGAACATTTACATCTACAACGACATTAAGTAATGAGAATGCACTACTTAGTGCACCATTAGATGATGGAGTAGGACATATTTTATCTCTGAACGTGAAAACGATTCTTCAAAACCTGGAAACCGCTGTTAATAATCTCAATGCAACAGGTCCAGGGGCTATAGCGGTCAATGCTGCTTTAACTCCTTTAAAGTTGGTTTTAAATGGAGCTATCGATGATGTTTTATTACCATTAACTAATGGAACAGGTAATATTTTAGATTTATTGTTAAATGTCTCAGCTCTCGGTGATACAACAATTACTATTCCTACCAAAATAACAGCGCCAACAACTATCCAAAGTGATATTGATGCAAAATTTGTAGGATCCGCAGTTCAGACAACTTTACTGGATGTTAACATTCTGAGTGGTGCAAATGGTATTTCCTATGTTTATTTAGCTGGCGATGTTAATTTAACGCTTGTCGCGCCAACTGGTGATTTGACAGCTACGACTTCAGCGGTTGGTGCTGCAGATGCGAGCGCGACTTTTCCGACAACTTTGAAAAATAGTGCTGGTGCAGATATACCAGTAACTTCTAAAATCACGAATGCTTCAGGTACAGCAGTAACGAATGGTCAATTGACAGCTGGCGCCTACACAGTCACCTATTCAGCCACAGGTTATGACGATGTGACTCAAAGTTTAGTCGTTAGTGACCCAGCAGATACGACCGCCCCATCTGCCCCAGTTGTCAATGATGTGACGGGGAACAGCACGAATGGCTACACTGTGACTGGGACAGCCGAACCAGGTTCGACAGTCACAGTCAAAGATGAGACAGGAACGCCGATAGGTACAGGTACCGCTGGTGAAACTGGTGATTATAGTGTGACACTTCCCGGTAGTGTTGGTCCTAACGCTCCGTTGACTGTAACCGCGACTGACAAAGCTGGAAATGAGAGTGCCCCAACCTCAGCGACTACTCCAGCAGATCCAGTGAGCCCCGTTCTAGTCGCACCAACTGGTAATTTGACAGCTACGACCTCGGCAGTAGGCTCGTCAGATGCGACGGCGACTCTTCCGACAACTTTGAAAAATAGTGCTGGTGCGGATATATCAGTAACTTCTAAAATCACCAATAATTCAGGAATAGCAGTAACGAATGGGCAACTATCAAAAGGAACCTATAAGGTGATTTATTCGGCATCAGGTTATAAAGATGTAACCCAAAACTTAGTCGTTAGTGATCCAGCAGACACAACTGCTCCAGAAGCTCCAAGTGTTGATACAATAACTGGGAACACTGATACAGGTTATACAGTAGGTGGTAAGGGGGAACCTGGATCCACAATAACAATTAAAAACCCAGCAACTGGTGAGGTTTTGGGAACTACTATAGTGGATAAAGATGGAAACTATAGCATCAAACTTCCGATGGGGGTTAAACCGGGTACTCAACTTTCAGCTACCGCAACTGATGCTGCAGGAAATATAAGTGATCCAACAGACTTTATTATTCCGGTCTTGACTTCTGGAATGGCAATAGGTAATAGTGGGGATAATATGGGTGGTAAGTATTTCTCAAGTGGTAAATTACCAGCAACAAATGGTGCAGACACTGGCTGGCTTGGTGTAATTGGAACAGTCATTCTATCTCTGCTTGGCAGTCTATTGTTCTGGCGTAAAAATAAAAAGGAGGATGAAAGCTAA
- a CDS encoding Rqc2 family fibronectin-binding protein: MSFDGIFLHHMTAELQPLVGGRIQKINQPFDQELVLTVRSAGKSHKLLLSAHPVFGRVQLTKTDFQNPQNPNNFVMILRKYLAGAFIEQIEQVGNDRQIILHISTKDEIGDSLKIALITEIMGKHSNIILLEKTSQKIIESIKHIGFSQNQYRTILPGSTYIAPPLNTAIDPFKATDEEIFEALQTEQLQQKLQGIGRDSKNALTGLSVKEFNEKLLTVTPSIYPNDTFSSIKLADEFVSFDSLSEMLDTYYADKAERDRVKQVAASVIKKIQNELKKNRDKLKKQERELLATDNAEIFRQKGELLNTFLNQVPNDKASVTLENYYTNEPIEIALNPALSPVQNAQRYFHRYQKLKQAVKFLGEQIAKTKETIHYLESVESNLENADVAEIADIREELIQTGYIKQKYRNKKQKMLPPEKYQAEDGTIILVGKNNLQNEQVSFKLSRRGDLWFHVKDIPGSHVLITGNANPSDETITFAGELAAYFSKARYSNLVQVDVLDVKKLHKPTGTAPGFVTYDREKTIRVTPDESVIKSRKIGK; this comes from the coding sequence ATGTCCTTTGATGGTATTTTTTTACACCACATGACGGCTGAACTTCAACCGTTGGTTGGTGGACGTATTCAAAAAATTAATCAACCTTTTGACCAAGAACTTGTTCTAACAGTTCGGTCAGCTGGTAAATCTCATAAACTTTTACTCTCAGCCCACCCTGTTTTTGGTCGTGTTCAGCTGACCAAAACTGATTTTCAAAATCCACAAAATCCAAATAATTTTGTGATGATTTTACGCAAATATTTAGCTGGCGCTTTTATTGAACAAATTGAACAAGTGGGCAATGATCGTCAGATTATTCTCCATATTTCAACCAAAGATGAAATTGGTGACAGTTTAAAAATTGCTTTAATTACAGAAATTATGGGTAAACATAGTAATATTATTCTACTAGAAAAAACCTCGCAAAAAATTATTGAATCCATTAAACATATTGGCTTTTCACAGAATCAATATCGCACAATTCTACCAGGTTCAACTTATATTGCACCACCTTTAAATACTGCTATTGACCCTTTCAAAGCTACTGACGAAGAAATTTTTGAAGCTTTACAAACTGAACAATTACAACAAAAATTACAAGGAATCGGACGTGATTCTAAAAATGCGTTGACAGGTCTGTCAGTAAAAGAATTCAATGAAAAATTACTGACAGTCACTCCATCAATTTATCCTAATGATACTTTTTCCAGTATCAAACTTGCTGACGAATTTGTAAGTTTTGACAGCCTCTCTGAAATGCTTGATACTTACTATGCGGATAAGGCCGAACGTGACCGTGTTAAACAGGTTGCTGCTTCTGTCATTAAAAAAATTCAAAATGAACTGAAGAAAAATCGTGATAAATTAAAAAAACAAGAACGAGAATTACTTGCGACTGACAACGCTGAAATTTTCCGTCAAAAAGGTGAACTGCTTAATACATTTTTAAATCAAGTTCCTAATGATAAAGCAAGTGTAACTTTGGAAAATTACTATACTAATGAACCAATTGAAATTGCTCTAAATCCAGCTTTAAGTCCTGTTCAAAATGCTCAACGTTACTTTCATCGTTATCAAAAATTGAAACAAGCCGTCAAATTTTTAGGAGAGCAAATTGCTAAAACCAAGGAAACGATTCATTATTTAGAATCTGTTGAATCAAATCTTGAAAATGCTGACGTTGCTGAAATTGCTGATATTCGTGAAGAATTAATTCAAACAGGCTATATTAAGCAAAAATATCGTAATAAAAAGCAAAAAATGCTCCCACCAGAAAAATATCAAGCTGAAGATGGAACAATTATTTTAGTAGGTAAAAATAACTTACAAAATGAACAAGTCAGTTTCAAACTTTCACGCCGTGGCGATCTTTGGTTTCACGTTAAGGATATTCCGGGAAGCCATGTTTTGATTACAGGAAATGCAAATCCATCTGATGAAACAATTACTTTTGCTGGGGAATTAGCAGCTTATTTCAGCAAAGCACGCTATTCCAACCTTGTTCAAGTAGATGTTTTGGATGTCAAAAAATTACACAAGCCAACAGGAACAGCTCCAGGGTTTGTTACTTATGACCGTGAAAAAACGATTCGAGTGACTCCTGACGAATCTGTCATTAAATCTCGCAAAATTGGTAAGTAA
- a CDS encoding putative RNA methyltransferase: MSEIISCPVCSHLLIKEQNTYKCENNHTFDLAKEGYLNLLLNAKKTSGDSKEMMAARRDFLAKGYYEKLSDRVNQRLKKSHSTDQAILDIGCGEGYYLSRFQKEIAPKASNFYGMDISKLGIRMAAKKNPMIHWLVANFAKLPFKDKSVSTVLSMFAEYSVPEIDRILTDDGNIIIVRAANNHLIELKNIIYPEIHEKVKTSSIKTFPGFCVEQENFSYKVTIKSTEDLLSLLLMTPHYWKIKPEGIENLKKFESLEVTISIEIDLLKRQKKSF; this comes from the coding sequence ATGTCTGAAATCATCAGCTGCCCTGTATGCAGCCACTTGCTCATAAAGGAACAAAATACTTATAAGTGTGAAAATAACCATACTTTTGATTTAGCTAAGGAAGGTTACCTCAACCTTCTTTTAAATGCCAAAAAAACTTCTGGCGACTCAAAAGAAATGATGGCAGCCAGACGCGACTTTCTCGCCAAAGGCTATTATGAAAAACTATCAGATAGAGTTAATCAAAGACTTAAAAAATCTCATTCAACTGACCAAGCTATCCTTGATATTGGTTGCGGCGAGGGCTACTACCTTTCACGCTTCCAAAAAGAGATTGCTCCGAAAGCCTCTAATTTCTATGGAATGGATATTTCTAAATTAGGAATTCGCATGGCAGCTAAAAAAAATCCAATGATTCATTGGTTAGTCGCTAATTTTGCCAAACTTCCTTTCAAGGACAAATCTGTCAGCACCGTTTTATCAATGTTTGCCGAATATTCTGTTCCAGAAATCGACCGAATTCTTACTGACGACGGAAATATTATTATTGTCAGAGCCGCAAACAATCATCTTATCGAATTAAAAAATATTATTTATCCTGAAATTCATGAAAAAGTAAAAACTTCATCTATCAAAACTTTCCCCGGCTTTTGCGTTGAACAAGAAAATTTTTCATATAAAGTTACCATTAAATCTACCGAAGATTTATTAAGTCTGCTATTGATGACACCACATTATTGGAAAATCAAACCAGAAGGAATTGAAAATTTAAAGAAATTTGAATCCTTGGAAGTAACAATCAGTATTGAAATTGATTTATTAAAGCGACAAAAAAAATCTTTTTAA
- a CDS encoding ABC transporter ATP-binding protein: MANETVIQMIDVTKRFGDFVANDKVNLELKKGEIHALLGENGAGKSTLMNILSGLLEPSEGEVHVKGKLENIDSPSKAANLGIGMVHQHFMLVDAFTVTENIILGNEVTKGINLDLKTAKKKILELSERYGLSVEPDALIRDISVGQQQRVEILKTLYRGADILIFDEPTAVLTPAEISELMQIMKNLIKEGKSIILITHKLDEIRAVADRITVIRRGKSIDTVELGDKTNQELAELMVGRSVSFITEKAPAQPKDIVLEIKDLNIKESRGSLKVKGLSLDVRAGEIVGVAGIDGNGQTELVKAITGLTKVDSGSIKLHNKDITNQRPRKITEQSVGHVPEDRHRDGLVLEMTVAENIALQTYYKPPMSKYGFLDYNQINSHARKLMEEFDVRGAGEWVSAASLSGGNQQKAIIAREIDRNPDLLIVSQPTRGLDVGAIEYIHKRLIQARDEGKAVLVISFELDEILNVSDRIAVIHDGQIQGIVSPETTTKQELGILMVGGNINE, translated from the coding sequence ATGGCAAATGAAACTGTCATTCAAATGATTGATGTCACCAAACGTTTTGGTGATTTTGTCGCTAATGACAAAGTCAATCTTGAGTTGAAGAAAGGTGAGATTCATGCTTTGCTCGGCGAAAATGGAGCCGGTAAGTCAACCTTGATGAACATTCTCTCAGGACTCCTCGAGCCTAGCGAAGGTGAAGTCCACGTTAAGGGAAAGCTCGAAAATATCGACTCTCCGTCTAAAGCAGCAAACCTCGGTATCGGAATGGTTCACCAACACTTCATGTTAGTTGACGCCTTCACAGTTACTGAAAACATCATCCTTGGTAATGAAGTTACTAAAGGAATCAATCTCGATTTAAAGACTGCTAAGAAAAAAATACTTGAACTTTCTGAGCGTTATGGTCTTTCTGTTGAACCTGATGCGCTCATCCGTGATATTTCTGTCGGTCAGCAACAAAGGGTTGAAATCTTAAAAACACTCTATCGTGGAGCTGATATCTTAATTTTTGATGAACCAACAGCGGTTTTGACTCCAGCTGAAATTTCTGAATTGATGCAAATCATGAAGAATTTAATTAAAGAAGGAAAGTCAATCATCCTCATCACACATAAATTGGATGAAATCCGTGCGGTAGCTGACCGTATCACAGTTATTCGTCGTGGTAAATCAATTGATACTGTTGAACTTGGTGACAAAACGAACCAAGAACTTGCAGAATTGATGGTCGGACGCTCAGTTTCATTCATCACCGAGAAAGCTCCCGCTCAACCTAAAGATATTGTCCTCGAAATTAAGGACTTAAATATCAAAGAAAGTCGCGGATCTCTAAAAGTAAAAGGATTATCACTTGATGTTCGTGCCGGTGAAATTGTAGGGGTTGCCGGAATTGATGGAAATGGTCAAACAGAATTAGTGAAAGCTATTACTGGTTTGACAAAGGTTGATTCCGGTTCTATCAAACTCCACAATAAAGATATCACCAACCAACGCCCCCGTAAAATCACAGAACAATCTGTCGGGCATGTCCCAGAAGACAGACATCGGGACGGACTTGTTTTGGAAATGACAGTAGCCGAAAATATTGCTTTGCAAACCTACTACAAACCACCAATGAGCAAATATGGTTTCCTTGATTATAATCAAATAAATAGTCACGCTCGCAAACTCATGGAAGAATTTGACGTTCGTGGTGCTGGTGAGTGGGTTTCTGCTGCCTCTCTTTCTGGTGGTAATCAGCAAAAAGCAATTATCGCCCGTGAAATCGACCGAAATCCTGACCTCCTAATCGTATCACAACCCACTCGTGGACTCGATGTTGGTGCGATTGAATATATTCATAAACGTTTAATCCAAGCTCGTGATGAAGGAAAAGCAGTTCTTGTTATTTCTTTTGAACTTGACGAAATTCTAAATGTTTCCGACCGAATCGCTGTTATTCACGATGGTCAAATTCAGGGAATTGTAAGCCCTGAAACAACCACAAAACAAGAGCTCGGTATTTTAATGGTTGGAGGAAACATAAATGAATAG
- a CDS encoding ABC transporter permease: MNSKTKKVLVPLVAIVFGFLLGAIIMLAFGYNPIWGYEDLFISALGNARAIGETLQTMGPLILTALSFAVAMKVGLFNIGMSGQALAGWISSMWFALSFPDIPRLLMIPLVVIIGMFFGAFMGFIPGILRALLGTSEVITTIMLNYIMLFFSTFMIHSMFQKSILMDNTTDQTKLIGANASFRTNWMSSLTDNSTLNIGLIIALIALVIMAIIFTKTTLGFEIKAVGLNPDASEYAGISAKRTLILSMVVAGALAGLGGVVYGFGYMQNFVSQSASLDIGFNGMAVALLGGNSPIGILFAALLFSVLQTGAPGMTNDGIPPEIVKVVTASIIFFIAVKFIIEVMLPKAKEIKASEAAKKKGEKA, from the coding sequence ATGAATAGTAAAACAAAAAAAGTCCTTGTTCCTCTGGTAGCCATTGTTTTTGGTTTCTTATTGGGAGCAATTATCATGCTAGCCTTTGGCTACAACCCAATTTGGGGTTATGAAGACCTCTTCATTTCTGCTTTAGGAAATGCAAGAGCAATCGGTGAAACCTTACAAACAATGGGCCCACTAATTTTGACCGCTTTATCTTTTGCAGTTGCAATGAAAGTGGGTCTCTTCAATATCGGGATGTCTGGTCAAGCACTTGCTGGTTGGATTAGCTCGATGTGGTTTGCTTTGAGTTTCCCAGATATCCCACGTTTATTGATGATTCCTTTAGTTGTAATCATTGGAATGTTCTTCGGTGCATTTATGGGATTCATACCAGGTATTCTTCGTGCTCTCCTTGGAACATCAGAAGTTATCACCACAATCATGCTAAACTATATCATGTTGTTCTTCTCAACATTTATGATTCATAGCATGTTCCAAAAAAGTATCCTGATGGATAATACTACTGACCAGACAAAACTAATTGGTGCCAATGCTTCTTTCAGAACAAATTGGATGTCATCATTAACTGATAATTCAACCTTAAATATTGGATTAATCATTGCATTGATTGCCCTTGTGATTATGGCGATTATCTTTACAAAAACAACTCTAGGATTTGAAATCAAAGCTGTTGGTTTAAATCCTGATGCTTCAGAATATGCTGGTATTTCAGCAAAACGTACCCTTATCCTATCTATGGTTGTCGCTGGTGCCCTTGCTGGTCTTGGTGGTGTTGTTTACGGATTTGGATACATGCAAAACTTTGTTTCTCAGTCAGCGTCCCTCGACATCGGATTCAACGGGATGGCCGTTGCACTTCTTGGTGGTAATAGTCCTATAGGTATTCTCTTTGCCGCTCTTCTTTTCTCAGTTCTTCAAACAGGTGCTCCTGGTATGACAAATGATGGTATCCCACCAGAAATCGTTAAAGTCGTCACTGCTTCAATTATTTTCTTCATTGCAGTGAAATTCATTATCGAAGTCATGTTACCAAAAGCTAAAGAAATCAAAGCATCAGAAGCTGCTAAGAAGAAAGGAGAAAAAGCATGA
- a CDS encoding ABC transporter permease: MNLVNTLQIIVANMLIYSTPLIFTSIGGVFSERGGIVNVGLEGIMTIGAFSSVVFNLTTAGMFGSMTPWLSILFGALIGALFSSLHAVATVNLRADHIVSGTVLNLMAPALGVFLLQVFYQQGQINISEQIGYWNVPLLSNIPVIGKIFFSQTSLPGFLAIVVAILAWYVLFKTRFGLRLRSVGENPQAADTLGINVYAYRWAGVLLSGVLGGVGGAIYAQAISGNFSVSTIAGQGFISLAAMIFGKWNPIGAMLSSLLFGLFTSLAVVGGQIPGIKEIPSSFLQMAPYVFTIIVLALFLGKAIAPKADGVNYIKSK; this comes from the coding sequence ATGAATCTTGTAAATACTTTACAAATCATTGTCGCTAATATGCTCATCTATTCAACTCCTCTAATCTTTACAAGTATTGGTGGTGTCTTCTCCGAACGAGGCGGTATCGTCAATGTCGGTCTTGAAGGAATAATGACTATCGGAGCTTTCAGTTCCGTTGTATTCAACTTAACTACTGCCGGAATGTTTGGAAGTATGACTCCATGGCTCTCAATCCTTTTTGGAGCTTTAATTGGTGCTCTCTTCTCTTCTCTTCATGCGGTGGCTACAGTGAATCTAAGAGCAGACCATATCGTATCTGGTACTGTACTCAACTTGATGGCTCCAGCACTCGGAGTTTTCCTACTTCAAGTTTTCTATCAACAAGGTCAAATTAATATCAGTGAACAAATCGGTTATTGGAACGTTCCACTACTATCAAACATCCCTGTCATTGGTAAAATCTTCTTTAGTCAAACTTCTCTACCAGGGTTTCTTGCAATTGTTGTAGCCATTCTCGCTTGGTACGTTCTATTTAAAACACGTTTCGGTCTTCGCCTTCGCTCAGTTGGTGAAAACCCACAAGCAGCTGATACCCTTGGAATCAACGTTTATGCCTACCGTTGGGCTGGTGTGCTTCTCTCAGGTGTCCTCGGTGGTGTAGGTGGTGCAATTTATGCTCAAGCAATTTCCGGTAACTTCTCAGTTTCAACAATTGCTGGTCAAGGGTTCATTTCACTTGCAGCGATGATTTTTGGTAAATGGAATCCTATTGGAGCAATGTTATCATCACTTCTCTTTGGGCTCTTTACCTCACTTGCTGTTGTCGGTGGTCAAATCCCTGGAATCAAAGAAATCCCTTCTTCATTCCTACAAATGGCTCCATATGTCTTTACAATTATTGTCTTGGCACTCTTTCTTGGAAAAGCAATTGCGCCTAAGGCTGATGGTGTTAACTACATCAAATCTAAATAA
- a CDS encoding L-lactate dehydrogenase: MADKQRKKVILVGDGAVGSSYAFALVNQGIAQELGIVDLFKEKTQGDAEDLSHALAFTSPKKIYSADYSDASDADLVVLTSGAPQKPGETRLDLVEKNLRITKDVVTKIVASGFKGIFLVAANPVDILTYATWKFSGFPKNRVVGSGTSLDTARFRQALAEKVDVDARSIHAYIMGEHGDSEFAVWSHANVAGVKLEQWFQENDYLNEAEIVELFESVRDAAYSIIAKKGATFYGVAVALARITKAILDDEHAVLPVSVFQDGQYGVSDCYLGQPAVVGAEGVVNPIQIPLNDAEMQKMEASGAQLKAIIDEAFAKEEFASAVKN; encoded by the coding sequence ATGGCTGATAAACAACGTAAAAAAGTTATCCTTGTAGGTGACGGTGCTGTAGGTTCATCATACGCTTTTGCTCTTGTAAACCAAGGGATTGCACAAGAATTAGGAATTGTTGACCTTTTTAAAGAAAAAACTCAAGGAGATGCAGAAGACCTTTCTCATGCCTTGGCATTTACTTCACCTAAAAAGATTTACTCTGCAGACTACTCTGATGCAAGCGACGCTGACCTCGTTGTCTTGACTTCTGGTGCTCCACAAAAACCAGGTGAAACTCGTCTTGACCTTGTTGAAAAAAATCTTCGTATCACTAAAGATGTTGTAACTAAAATTGTTGCTTCAGGTTTCAAAGGAATCTTCCTTGTTGCTGCTAACCCAGTTGATATCTTGACATACGCTACTTGGAAATTCTCAGGTTTCCCTAAAAACCGCGTTGTAGGTTCAGGTACTTCACTTGATACTGCACGTTTCCGTCAAGCATTGGCAGAAAAAGTTGATGTTGACGCTCGTTCAATCCACGCATACATCATGGGTGAACACGGTGACTCAGAATTTGCCGTTTGGTCACACGCTAACGTTGCTGGTGTTAAATTGGAACAATGGTTCCAAGAAAATGACTACCTTAACGAAGCTGAAATCGTTGAATTATTTGAATCTGTACGTGATGCTGCTTACTCAATCATCGCTAAAAAAGGTGCAACATTCTACGGTGTCGCTGTAGCTCTTGCTCGTATTACTAAAGCAATTCTTGATGATGAACATGCAGTACTTCCTGTATCAGTATTCCAAGATGGACAATATGGCGTAAGCGACTGCTACCTTGGTCAACCAGCTGTAGTTGGTGCTGAAGGTGTTGTTAACCCAATCCAGATTCCATTGAATGATGCTGAAATGCAAAAAATGGAAGCTTCTGGTGCTCAATTGAAAGCAATCATTGACGAAGCTTTTGCTAAAGAAGAATTTGCTTCTGCAGTTAAAAACTAA
- the pyk gene encoding pyruvate kinase, whose product MNKRVKIVSTLGPAVEIRGGKKFGESGYWGESLDVEASAKNIAALIEEGANVFRFNFSHGDHPEQGARMATVHRAEEIAGHKVGFLLDTKGPEMRTELFADGADAISVVTGDKFRVATKQGLKSTPELIALNVAGGLDIFDDVEIGQTILIDDGKLGLSLTGKDAATREFEVEAQNDGVIGKQKGVNIPNTKIPFPALAERDDADIRFGLSQPGGINFIAISFVRTANDVKEVRRICEETGNPHVQLLAKIENQQGIENLDEIIEAADGIMIARGDMGIEVPFEMVPVYQKLIISKVNKAGKIVVTATNMLESMTYNPRATRSEISDVFNAVIDGTDATMLSGESANGKYPRESVRTMATVNKNAQTMLKEYGRLHPERYDKSTVTEVVAASVKNAAEAMDIKLIVALTESGNTARLISKHRPNADILAITFDEKVERGLMINWGVIPTMTEKPSSTDDMFEVAEKVALASGLVESGDNIIIVAGVPVGTGRTNTMRIRTVK is encoded by the coding sequence ATGAATAAACGTGTAAAAATCGTCTCAACTCTTGGACCTGCTGTCGAAATTCGTGGTGGCAAAAAATTTGGTGAAAGCGGCTATTGGGGAGAATCTCTTGACGTCGAAGCATCAGCAAAAAACATTGCAGCTTTGATTGAAGAAGGCGCAAATGTCTTCCGTTTCAACTTCTCACACGGTGACCATCCTGAACAAGGTGCTCGTATGGCAACAGTTCACCGCGCTGAAGAAATCGCTGGTCATAAAGTAGGTTTCTTGCTTGATACTAAAGGTCCTGAAATGCGTACAGAACTCTTTGCTGACGGTGCTGATGCAATCAGCGTTGTTACTGGAGATAAATTCCGCGTTGCAACTAAACAAGGTCTTAAATCAACTCCTGAATTGATTGCTTTGAACGTAGCTGGTGGTCTTGATATCTTTGATGATGTTGAAATCGGTCAAACTATTTTGATTGACGATGGTAAACTTGGTTTGTCATTGACTGGTAAAGATGCAGCAACTCGTGAGTTTGAAGTTGAAGCACAAAATGATGGCGTTATTGGTAAGCAAAAAGGTGTTAACATTCCTAACACTAAAATTCCTTTCCCAGCTCTTGCTGAACGTGATGATGCGGATATCCGTTTCGGACTTTCACAACCTGGTGGAATCAACTTTATCGCTATCTCATTCGTACGTACTGCAAATGACGTTAAAGAAGTACGTCGTATTTGTGAAGAAACTGGAAATCCACACGTACAACTTTTGGCTAAAATTGAAAACCAACAAGGTATCGAAAACCTTGATGAAATCATCGAAGCAGCTGATGGTATCATGATTGCTCGTGGTGACATGGGTATCGAAGTTCCATTTGAAATGGTTCCAGTTTACCAAAAATTGATCATCAGCAAAGTTAACAAAGCAGGTAAAATCGTTGTTACTGCAACAAACATGCTTGAATCAATGACTTACAACCCACGTGCTACACGTTCAGAAATTTCAGACGTATTCAACGCTGTTATTGACGGAACTGACGCAACAATGCTTTCAGGTGAATCTGCTAATGGTAAATACCCACGCGAATCAGTTCGTACAATGGCTACTGTTAACAAAAACGCTCAAACAATGTTGAAAGAATACGGACGTCTTCACCCAGAACGTTACGACAAATCAACTGTAACAGAAGTAGTTGCTGCATCAGTTAAAAATGCTGCAGAAGCTATGGATATCAAATTGATTGTTGCTTTGACTGAATCAGGTAACACTGCTCGTTTGATTTCTAAACACCGTCCTAATGCTGACATCTTGGCTATTACATTTGACGAAAAAGTTGAACGTGGATTGATGATTAACTGGGGTGTAATCCCAACGATGACTGAAAAACCTTCATCTACAGATGACATGTTTGAAGTTGCTGAAAAAGTTGCTTTGGCTTCAGGTTTAGTTGAATCTGGTGACAATATCATCATCGTTGCTGGTGTTCCAGTTGGTACTGGTCGTACAAATACAATGCGTATCCGCACTGTTAAATAA